The Thermasporomyces composti region GGCGGCGAGCTACGGCGCGGTCGTCCGGAACTCCACCGAGGTCGTCGGCCTGCTGCGGGAAGGCGGCAGGGTCGTGGGCGCCGAGATCCGTGACGTGGAGACGGGCGCGACCGCCAAGGTGCGTGCCTCGGTGACCGTCAACTGCACGGGCGTGTGGACCGACGACATCCAGCGGATGAGCGAGGGGCGTGGACGGTTCAAGGTCCGCGCCTCCAAGGGCGTCCACATCGTCGTGCCGCGGGACCGGATCGCCTCCGAGACCGGCATCATCCTGCGCACGGAGAAGTCGGTGCTGTTCGTCATCCCGTGGGGCAACCGCTGGATCGTGGGCACGACCGACACCGACTGGACGCTGGACAAGGCGCACCCGGCCGCGACAAGGGCGGACATCGACTACATCCTCGAGCGGGTCAACCGGGTGCTCACCCAGCCGCTCACCCACGACGACATCATCGGGGTCTACGCGGGTCTGCGCCCGCTGCTGGCGGGGGAGTCGGAGGAGACCAGCCAGCTGTCCCGCGAGCACGCGATCGCCCGGCCGCTTCCTGGGCTGATCTCCGTCGCGGGCGGCAAGTACACGACCTACCGGGTGATGGCCAAGGACGCGATCGACGCCGCGGTCGCGGACCTGGCCCGTCCGGTGCCGCGCTGCGTCACCGACCGGACGCCTCTGCTGGGCGCGGAGGGCTACCACGCGTTGGTGAACCGCGTCGACGAGCTCGCTGCCCAGTACCACCTGCCGCGCTGGCGCATCCAGCGTCTGCTCGACCGCTACGGCTCACTGGTCCACGAGGTGCTCGAGGCGGCCGGCGAGGACCCGTCCCTGCTCCAGCCGGTGCCCGGCGCGGACGAGTACCTCATGGCCGAGGTGCGGTATGCCGTGACGCACGAGGCCGCGCTGCACGTCGACGACCTGCTCACCCGGCGGACGCGCATCTCGATCGAGGTGCCGCACCGGGGCACCGAGTCCGCTCGCCCGGTGGCCGAGGCGGTGGCCGACGTCCTCGGTTGGGACGCGGCGCGGGTGGAGGAGGAGGTCCGCACCTACGAGGCCCGGGTCGCGGCCGAGCGTGCCTCGCAGGAGCAGCGGGACGACGAATCGGCCGACGCGGTGCGACGCAACGCTCCCGACACCCGGCACCTCCGCCTTGTCGGCTAGCCGGGACGTCGCGCCATTCTCCGCGTCTGCCAGCTCGCGGACCTGGTGTCCGCCACGGAGCGCCGCCCTCACTCGTGTCGGGGCGGGGTTGTCGATGACGAACCGGGCCGGTCCGGTAGCGGCACC contains the following coding sequences:
- a CDS encoding glycerol-3-phosphate dehydrogenase/oxidase, whose product is MIGSSKLGPEQRAEAWRRLDGGQFDVLVIGGGVTGAGVALDAATRGLSVALVEARDFASGTSSRSSKLFHGGLRYLEQLNFSLVAEALRERDLMLTRIAPHLVKPVSFLYPLTHRLWERPYVGAGLILYDTMGGSRAVPRHRHLTRTKARALAPALRRDILVGAIRYYDAQADDARHTLTVIRTAASYGAVVRNSTEVVGLLREGGRVVGAEIRDVETGATAKVRASVTVNCTGVWTDDIQRMSEGRGRFKVRASKGVHIVVPRDRIASETGIILRTEKSVLFVIPWGNRWIVGTTDTDWTLDKAHPAATRADIDYILERVNRVLTQPLTHDDIIGVYAGLRPLLAGESEETSQLSREHAIARPLPGLISVAGGKYTTYRVMAKDAIDAAVADLARPVPRCVTDRTPLLGAEGYHALVNRVDELAAQYHLPRWRIQRLLDRYGSLVHEVLEAAGEDPSLLQPVPGADEYLMAEVRYAVTHEAALHVDDLLTRRTRISIEVPHRGTESARPVAEAVADVLGWDAARVEEEVRTYEARVAAERASQEQRDDESADAVRRNAPDTRHLRLVG